One Micromonospora craniellae genomic region harbors:
- the panC gene encoding pantoate--beta-alanine ligase, whose amino-acid sequence MTELVHSRADLARARSALTRTVGVVMTMGALHAGHETLIRAARDRADHVIVTVFVNPLQFGPNEDFDRYPRTLESDLEVCRQAGADLVFAPSVTDMYPGGQPAVRVNPGPLGEDLEGLSRPGFFHGVLTVVMKLLQLTRPDLTFFGEKDYQQLTLVRRMCRDLDVPVEVVGVPTVREPDGLALSSRNRYLSVPERAAALSLSRALRAGAAAAEAGGDAGAVLTAAHAVFGAEAAGARLDYLVLTDPDLAPGPVDGPARMLVAAWVGDTRLIDNAPVRLAPTS is encoded by the coding sequence ATGACGGAACTGGTGCACAGCCGAGCCGACCTGGCCCGGGCGCGGTCCGCTCTCACCCGCACGGTGGGAGTGGTGATGACCATGGGAGCTCTGCACGCCGGGCACGAGACCCTGATCCGGGCCGCCCGGGACCGCGCCGACCACGTGATCGTGACGGTCTTCGTGAACCCGTTGCAGTTCGGGCCGAACGAGGATTTCGACCGTTATCCGCGTACCCTGGAAAGCGATCTTGAGGTGTGTCGGCAGGCCGGGGCCGACCTGGTCTTCGCGCCCTCGGTGACGGACATGTACCCCGGTGGCCAGCCGGCGGTCCGGGTCAACCCGGGCCCGCTCGGCGAGGACCTGGAGGGGCTCAGCCGCCCCGGGTTCTTCCACGGCGTGCTCACCGTGGTGATGAAGCTGCTCCAGCTCACCCGGCCGGATCTGACCTTCTTCGGTGAGAAGGACTACCAGCAGTTGACCCTGGTCCGGCGGATGTGCCGGGATCTGGACGTACCGGTCGAGGTGGTCGGCGTACCGACCGTCCGGGAGCCGGACGGGTTGGCGCTGTCCAGCCGGAACCGGTACCTCTCCGTCCCGGAGCGGGCGGCGGCGTTGAGCCTGTCGCGGGCGCTGCGCGCCGGTGCCGCCGCCGCCGAGGCCGGCGGGGACGCCGGTGCGGTGCTGACCGCAGCGCACGCGGTCTTCGGCGCCGAGGCCGCCGGTGCCCGGCTGGACTACCTGGTGCTCACCGATCCCGACCTGGCGCCCGGCCCGGTCGACGGCCCGGCCCGGATGCTCGTCGCCGCCTGGGTGGGAGACACCCGGCTGATCGACAACGCCCCGGTTCGGCTCGCCCCGACCTCCTGA
- a CDS encoding septum formation family protein, which produces MQRATRSLVAAFAVAAVLAGCSGSGGLDGDLVDDWGALPPPGPFTPAAEVCHEPEFTPTVSLAAYAPVDCAQPHRVETVYVGALPAERAAPPAVGTTEMRTAFAECDKRASGFVGDDWRAGRLRLAVAVPSEPGWAAGSRWYRCDLMEVTTAEAAATVVVRTGSLRDALRTPSPVRLGCQQTRSGRGGVVQTLVAVDCAKRHDAEFVGVWQSPERAYPTASAQWAPFYEGCRSVIARYTGVPDDTDLVFRSDLVVRPPGAGRWRAGDRGVRCYLWFGDRTVTGSLKGVGPAGLPVRTK; this is translated from the coding sequence ATGCAGCGTGCGACGAGAAGCCTGGTCGCGGCCTTCGCCGTGGCGGCCGTACTGGCGGGGTGCAGTGGGTCCGGCGGGCTCGACGGTGACCTGGTCGACGACTGGGGTGCGCTGCCGCCGCCGGGTCCGTTCACCCCGGCCGCCGAGGTCTGCCACGAGCCCGAGTTCACCCCCACCGTCTCGCTGGCCGCGTACGCGCCGGTGGACTGCGCGCAGCCGCACCGGGTGGAGACGGTGTACGTCGGTGCCCTGCCGGCCGAGCGTGCCGCGCCGCCCGCCGTGGGCACCACCGAGATGCGTACCGCCTTCGCCGAGTGCGACAAGCGGGCCAGCGGTTTCGTCGGCGACGACTGGCGGGCCGGCCGGCTGCGGCTGGCGGTGGCGGTGCCGTCCGAGCCGGGCTGGGCCGCCGGTTCACGCTGGTACCGCTGCGACCTGATGGAGGTCACCACGGCCGAGGCGGCGGCCACGGTGGTGGTGCGTACCGGCTCGTTGCGGGACGCGCTCCGGACGCCGTCGCCCGTGCGGTTGGGCTGCCAGCAGACGCGGTCCGGCCGGGGCGGAGTGGTGCAGACCCTGGTCGCGGTGGACTGTGCCAAGCGCCACGACGCCGAGTTCGTCGGGGTGTGGCAGTCGCCTGAGCGGGCGTATCCGACGGCCAGCGCCCAGTGGGCACCGTTCTACGAAGGCTGCCGTTCGGTGATCGCGCGCTACACGGGCGTACCGGACGACACGGACCTGGTGTTCCGCAGCGACCTGGTGGTCCGGCCGCCCGGGGCCGGCCGGTGGCGGGCCGGGGACCGGGGCGTGCGCTGCTACCTGTGGTTCGGCGATCGCACGGTGACCGGATCGCTCAAGGGCGTCGGCCCGGCCGGCCTGCCGGTCCGGACGAAGTAG
- a CDS encoding NADH-quinone oxidoreductase subunit D → MAGMTMGDLRELTVGTGAGLVAGTGGEQLGTDMVLNIGPQHPSTHGVLRLKLALDGERVVAAEPIVGYMHRGAEKLFEVRDYRQIIVLANRHDWLSAFANELGVVLAVERLMGMEVPERATWLRMALAELNRVLNHLMFLGSYPLEIGAITPMFYAFRERETLQAVMEEVSGGRIHYMFNRVGGLKEEVPSGWTGRARAAIGEVRRRLPDLDNLIRRNDIFLARTVGVGVLSAADAAAFGASGPVARASGLDLDLRRDEPYLAYDQLDVPVVTRTTGDCHARFEVLLDQVYTSLDLAEQCLDRVDRLTGPINTRLPKVLKAPEGHTYAWTENPLGINGYYLVSRGEKTPWRLKLRTASYANVQALATLLPGCLVPDLIAILGSMFFVVGDIDK, encoded by the coding sequence ATGGCGGGCATGACCATGGGCGACCTGCGCGAGCTGACCGTCGGCACCGGCGCCGGGTTGGTGGCGGGCACCGGCGGGGAGCAGCTCGGCACGGACATGGTGCTCAACATCGGGCCGCAGCACCCCTCCACCCATGGTGTGCTGCGGCTCAAGCTCGCCCTCGACGGCGAACGGGTGGTGGCCGCCGAGCCGATCGTGGGCTACATGCACCGGGGCGCGGAGAAGCTGTTCGAGGTACGCGACTACCGGCAGATCATTGTGCTGGCCAACCGGCACGACTGGCTCTCCGCCTTCGCGAACGAGCTGGGCGTGGTGCTCGCCGTGGAACGGCTGATGGGCATGGAGGTGCCGGAGCGGGCCACCTGGCTGCGGATGGCCCTGGCCGAGCTGAACCGGGTGCTCAACCACCTGATGTTCCTCGGCTCGTACCCGCTGGAGATCGGCGCGATCACGCCGATGTTCTATGCCTTCCGGGAACGGGAGACGCTCCAGGCGGTTATGGAGGAGGTCTCCGGCGGGCGGATCCACTACATGTTCAACCGGGTCGGCGGCCTCAAGGAGGAGGTGCCCTCCGGCTGGACCGGCCGCGCCCGCGCCGCCATCGGCGAGGTACGTCGCCGACTGCCCGACCTGGACAACCTGATCCGGCGCAACGACATCTTCCTGGCCCGGACCGTCGGGGTGGGGGTGCTCTCCGCCGCCGACGCCGCCGCGTTCGGCGCCTCCGGGCCGGTCGCCCGGGCCTCCGGGCTGGACCTGGACCTGCGCCGCGACGAGCCGTACCTGGCCTACGACCAGCTCGACGTGCCGGTGGTCACCCGCACCACCGGCGACTGCCACGCCCGCTTCGAGGTCCTGCTCGACCAGGTGTACACCTCGCTGGACCTGGCCGAACAGTGCCTGGACCGGGTGGACCGGCTCACCGGGCCGATCAACACGCGACTGCCGAAGGTGCTCAAGGCGCCTGAGGGTCACACCTACGCCTGGACGGAGAACCCGCTCGGCATCAACGGCTACTACCTGGTGTCGCGGGGCGAGAAGACCCCGTGGCGGCTGAAGCTGCGCACCGCGTCGTACGCGAACGTGCAGGCGCTCGCCACGCTGTTGCCGGGCTGCCTGGTGCCGGACCTGATCGCCATTCTCGGCTCGATGTTCTTCGTGGTCGGCGACATCGACAAGTAG
- a CDS encoding Rossmann-like and DUF2520 domain-containing protein: MSAPLRHHPAGRRRPPTGPSAQLANRAVLTVGVIGAGRVGATLGAALAAAGHHVVAATGRSGASQARLALLLPAASCRPAEEVARSAADLLLIAVPDDALAGVLAALVADGALRPGQVVAHTSGAHGLSVLAPAARVGARPLALHPAMTFTGTPDDLGRLPGISYGVTAPAELRPLAARLVTDLGGVPEWIGEADRPLYHAALAHGANHLVTLVNETADRLRDAGVGQPEKVLAPLLRAALENALRLGDDALTGPVSRGDAGTVERHLAALAATAPESVGPYLALARRTADRAVAAGRLRPVDAESLLGVLGRDQTGVAA; the protein is encoded by the coding sequence ATGAGCGCACCGCTGCGCCACCATCCGGCTGGCCGTCGGCGGCCCCCGACCGGGCCGTCGGCCCAGCTCGCCAACCGTGCCGTGCTCACCGTCGGCGTCATCGGCGCCGGCCGGGTCGGTGCCACCCTGGGTGCCGCGCTCGCCGCCGCCGGGCACCATGTGGTCGCCGCCACCGGGCGTTCCGGGGCCTCCCAGGCCCGGCTGGCGTTGCTGCTGCCGGCCGCCTCCTGTCGGCCCGCCGAGGAGGTCGCCCGGTCCGCCGCCGACCTGCTGCTGATCGCCGTACCCGACGACGCGCTCGCCGGGGTGCTCGCCGCGCTGGTCGCCGACGGTGCGCTGCGCCCCGGCCAGGTGGTCGCGCACACCTCCGGCGCACACGGCCTGTCCGTGCTGGCGCCGGCCGCCCGGGTCGGTGCCCGACCGCTGGCGCTGCACCCGGCGATGACCTTCACCGGTACGCCGGACGACCTCGGCCGGCTGCCCGGCATCTCGTACGGCGTGACCGCCCCGGCCGAGCTTCGGCCGCTGGCCGCCCGGCTGGTGACGGATCTGGGCGGGGTGCCCGAGTGGATCGGGGAGGCCGACCGGCCGCTGTACCACGCGGCGCTGGCACACGGGGCGAACCACCTGGTGACCCTGGTCAACGAGACGGCCGACCGGCTGCGGGACGCCGGGGTGGGTCAGCCCGAGAAGGTGCTGGCCCCGCTGCTGCGGGCCGCTCTGGAGAACGCGCTGCGTCTGGGTGACGACGCGCTGACCGGCCCGGTGTCCCGGGGGGACGCGGGCACCGTCGAGCGGCACCTGGCCGCGCTCGCCGCCACCGCGCCCGAGTCGGTCGGCCCGTACCTGGCCCTGGCCCGGCGGACCGCCGACCGGGCGGTGGCCGCCGGCCGGCTGCGACCGGTCGACGCCGAGTCGCTGCTCGGCGTGCTCGGCCGGGACCAGACCGGGGTGGCGGCGTGA
- a CDS encoding ABC transporter permease, with protein MNPVEQAVLWLNDPLNWTNPGGALDRLGEHVSMSAVAVLLGCLVAWPLGLWLGHTGRGGGLVVLVSNLTLAVPTLALLTILPLTFLGFGRPAVVVALAVFAVPPLLANAYTGVRQVDPQIREAARGMGMTGGQVLRRVELPLAVPYLAAGFRTAAVQVVATAALATFVNGGGLGEIIRFGFGLSIAVGGGQILAGGLLVAALAVSVELIFAWVERMVTPRPLRRVRRRAARRAADAVTGT; from the coding sequence ATGAATCCCGTGGAACAGGCAGTGCTCTGGCTCAACGACCCGTTGAACTGGACCAACCCGGGCGGGGCGCTGGACCGGCTCGGTGAGCACGTGAGCATGTCGGCCGTGGCCGTGCTGCTGGGCTGCCTGGTGGCCTGGCCGCTCGGACTGTGGCTGGGGCACACCGGCCGGGGCGGCGGGTTGGTGGTGCTGGTCTCCAACCTCACCCTGGCGGTGCCCACGCTGGCGCTGCTGACCATCCTGCCGTTGACGTTCCTCGGCTTCGGCCGCCCGGCCGTGGTGGTCGCCCTGGCGGTGTTCGCGGTGCCCCCGCTGCTGGCCAACGCGTACACCGGGGTGCGGCAGGTGGACCCGCAGATCCGGGAGGCGGCGCGGGGGATGGGGATGACCGGCGGGCAGGTGCTGCGCCGCGTCGAGTTGCCGCTCGCGGTGCCCTACCTGGCCGCCGGGTTCCGTACCGCCGCCGTCCAGGTGGTCGCCACGGCGGCCCTGGCGACCTTCGTCAACGGTGGTGGCCTGGGGGAGATCATCCGATTCGGCTTCGGGCTGAGCATCGCGGTCGGCGGCGGTCAGATCCTCGCCGGTGGCCTGCTGGTGGCCGCCCTCGCGGTCAGCGTCGAACTGATCTTCGCGTGGGTCGAGCGGATGGTCACCCCGCGCCCGCTGCGTCGCGTCCGGCGTCGGGCCGCACGACGCGCGGCGGACGCGGTCACCGGGACCTGA
- the panD gene encoding aspartate 1-decarboxylase yields MFRTMLKSKIHRATVTQADLHYVGSVTVDEDLLDAADLLPGEQVAIVDITNGARLETYVIPGRRGSGVIGINGAAAHLVHPGDLVILISYGQMDDAEARAYHPRVVHVDAENRIVELDADPATAAPGTVGAPVPNPLTV; encoded by the coding sequence ATGTTCCGCACCATGCTCAAGTCGAAGATCCACCGGGCCACCGTCACCCAGGCGGACCTGCACTACGTCGGGTCGGTGACCGTCGACGAGGACCTGCTCGACGCTGCCGACCTGCTGCCCGGCGAGCAGGTGGCCATCGTGGACATCACCAACGGCGCCCGGCTGGAGACGTACGTGATCCCGGGGCGGCGGGGCAGTGGCGTGATCGGTATCAACGGTGCCGCCGCCCACCTGGTGCACCCCGGCGACCTGGTGATCCTGATCTCGTACGGGCAGATGGACGACGCCGAGGCGCGGGCCTACCACCCTCGGGTGGTGCACGTGGACGCCGAGAACCGGATCGTCGAGCTGGACGCCGACCCGGCGACCGCCGCCCCCGGCACCGTCGGCGCTCCCGTCCCCAACCCGCTCACGGTGTAA
- a CDS encoding SAM-dependent methyltransferase → MSMPWRAAMQQALYGPAGFFVSGSGPAAHFRTSVHASPVYASALLRLIHHLDAALGFPDRFDVVDVGAGRGELLCSLLSGVAVGVSGEPTRAGIKPDRPERVGSPETLTPTAAARTAGFTPEVGGAAGRDEGAAVAAVPLGQRVRFVAVELAPRPDDLSDQITWTDEIPDGITGLLLATEWLDNVPLDLATRTEDGWRYLLVDPTSGEETTGDPVSREDAAWLTTWWPPQTQPHPTDPPEGSPELGLGLPPDADAAPLSPRSSTGSGFRAARAAQGSSLTARSRSGCPETPTAGTPTAGTPTARTPPDHVPDVERAEIGRSRDEAWAAAVGHVERGLAVAVDYGHLRTGRPFAGSLTGYRGGRQVPPVPDGSCDVTAHVAMDSVASAGERVARCAYSLGTQREGLRALGADGARPPLRLAYQDPAGYVRALAEATAVAELTDPTGLGGHLWLWQPVDLAVDRLPVRP, encoded by the coding sequence ATGTCGATGCCTTGGCGGGCCGCGATGCAGCAGGCGCTCTACGGACCCGCGGGCTTCTTCGTCTCCGGATCGGGGCCGGCGGCGCACTTCCGCACCAGCGTGCACGCCTCCCCGGTCTACGCCTCCGCGCTGCTCCGGTTGATCCACCACCTCGACGCGGCCCTCGGCTTTCCGGACCGGTTCGACGTGGTGGACGTGGGGGCGGGGCGGGGTGAGCTGCTTTGTTCCTTGTTGTCGGGGGTTGCGGTGGGGGTTTCCGGGGAGCCCACCCGCGCAGGGATCAAGCCTGACCGCCCGGAGCGGGTGGGCTCCCCGGAAACCCTGACTCCCACGGCCGCCGCCCGCACCGCAGGCTTCACCCCGGAGGTCGGGGGTGCGGCAGGGCGCGACGAGGGTGCGGCCGTCGCGGCGGTTCCGCTGGGGCAGCGGGTACGGTTCGTCGCCGTCGAACTCGCGCCACGCCCGGACGACCTGTCCGATCAGATCACCTGGACGGACGAGATCCCCGACGGCATCACCGGGCTGCTGCTGGCCACCGAGTGGCTCGACAACGTGCCGCTGGACCTGGCCACCCGCACCGAGGACGGCTGGCGCTACCTCCTCGTCGACCCGACGTCGGGCGAGGAGACGACAGGTGACCCGGTCAGCCGAGAAGACGCCGCCTGGCTCACCACCTGGTGGCCCCCACAGACCCAGCCCCACCCCACAGACCCACCCGAAGGCTCGCCGGAACTCGGCCTTGGCCTCCCACCGGACGCGGACGCCGCCCCCCTCAGCCCACGAAGCTCGACCGGGTCGGGTTTCCGGGCAGCCCGAGCGGCGCAGGGATCAAGCCTGACCGCCCGGAGCCGGTCGGGCTGCCCGGAAACCCCCACGGCCGGCACCCCCACGGCCGGCACCCCCACGGCCCGCACCCCGCCCGACCACGTACCCGACGTCGAGCGGGCCGAGATCGGGCGGAGTCGGGACGAGGCGTGGGCTGCGGCGGTGGGCCACGTCGAGCGAGGGCTGGCGGTTGCGGTGGACTACGGGCACCTGCGTACGGGCCGACCCTTCGCGGGTTCGTTGACCGGGTACCGGGGTGGGCGGCAGGTGCCACCGGTGCCGGACGGCTCGTGTGATGTGACCGCGCACGTCGCGATGGACTCGGTCGCCTCCGCCGGTGAGCGGGTCGCGCGGTGTGCGTACTCCCTGGGGACTCAGCGGGAGGGGCTGCGGGCGCTCGGTGCCGACGGCGCGCGGCCACCGTTGCGCCTGGCCTACCAGGACCCGGCCGGGTACGTGCGGGCGCTGGCCGAGGCGACGGCGGTGGCCGAGCTGACCGATCCGACCGGGCTCGGCGGACACCTGTGGCTCTGGCAGCCGGTCGACCTTGCCGTCGACCGGCTGCCAGTGCGGCCCTGA
- a CDS encoding glycine betaine ABC transporter substrate-binding protein, with the protein MRAGRKLSIAFVGAIAAAGVLAGCGEAGSSGTEAPQQGASGEGCAPVAGEQLIALDDDKSLQNADNIIPAINSEVATPQLVAALDKVSSVLDTPKLVQLNKAVDVDRKSAQVAAQEFATANSTADGVERGPGGRVTVGAGNFTESEIIAELYKIQLTAAGYQVTVQQIGNRELYEPALEKGEIQVVPEYAATMAEFLNGKAGGGQPVSSPDVEATVTALRGLGEKAGISFGAPAAAQTQNAFAVTQEFADKYGVRTLSELAEKCSGTATVLGGPPECQERPFCKPGLEEKYGLTVGSFSSLDGGGPLTKTGLRNGTISVGLVFSTDAAYAQS; encoded by the coding sequence ATGCGCGCAGGTAGAAAACTGTCCATCGCGTTCGTCGGCGCGATCGCCGCCGCAGGTGTGCTGGCCGGGTGCGGCGAGGCCGGTTCGTCCGGCACCGAGGCGCCGCAGCAGGGCGCCTCGGGGGAGGGCTGCGCGCCGGTGGCCGGTGAGCAGCTCATCGCCCTCGACGACGACAAGTCCCTGCAGAACGCGGACAACATCATTCCGGCGATCAACAGCGAGGTGGCCACGCCGCAGCTCGTCGCGGCGCTGGACAAGGTCTCGTCGGTGCTCGACACCCCGAAGCTGGTGCAGCTCAACAAGGCGGTGGACGTGGACCGCAAGAGCGCCCAGGTGGCCGCGCAGGAGTTCGCCACGGCCAATTCGACGGCCGACGGGGTCGAGCGGGGACCGGGCGGACGTGTCACGGTGGGTGCCGGAAACTTCACCGAAAGTGAGATCATCGCCGAGCTCTACAAGATCCAGCTGACCGCGGCCGGCTACCAGGTCACCGTCCAGCAGATCGGCAACCGGGAGCTGTACGAGCCGGCGCTGGAGAAGGGCGAGATCCAGGTCGTGCCGGAGTACGCGGCCACCATGGCCGAGTTCCTCAACGGCAAGGCGGGCGGCGGCCAGCCGGTCTCCTCGCCGGACGTGGAGGCCACCGTCACCGCTCTGCGTGGTCTCGGCGAGAAGGCCGGCATCAGCTTCGGTGCCCCGGCCGCCGCGCAGACCCAGAACGCGTTCGCGGTGACCCAGGAGTTCGCCGACAAGTACGGCGTACGGACCCTCTCCGAGTTGGCCGAGAAGTGCTCGGGTACGGCCACCGTGCTGGGCGGCCCGCCGGAGTGCCAGGAGCGCCCGTTCTGCAAGCCCGGCCTGGAGGAAAAGTACGGCCTGACGGTCGGTTCCTTCTCCTCGCTCGACGGTGGCGGCCCGTTGACCAAGACCGGTCTGCGTAACGGCACGATCAGCGTCGGCCTAGTCTTCTCGACCGACGCGGCGTACGCGCAGAGCTGA